One window of uncultured Trichococcus sp. genomic DNA carries:
- a CDS encoding AraC family transcriptional regulator has product MTRIVEKLLIGYHVKGQEYTLDFHTHPQYEIFLFHGGNCRFLVGNKIYYLQPGDLLMMDGMTVHRAYVIGDKEAYERSIVHFDADWIKPLLNDLNIDYLLRFFTENRNGLIRKFHKKDELQLDNAIRELNHLQTLDQSYANEAKRKLSLVQLLLSIDSATDKIVEKGQVYVDEKTQIAEKVSEYIFKHYRDSFNIDDIASALNLSKSYLSHAFKDITGNTIMAYAMGYRLSQACTALLMEPTKSIKMISGECGFESDAHFSRYFKQNIGTTPSTYRKNNRISIEKGE; this is encoded by the coding sequence GTGACACGTATCGTTGAAAAGTTGTTGATAGGATATCACGTAAAAGGACAAGAATACACCCTTGATTTCCATACACATCCTCAATATGAAATATTCCTGTTCCACGGCGGAAATTGTCGATTCCTGGTAGGTAATAAAATCTATTATCTGCAGCCGGGTGACTTGCTGATGATGGATGGCATGACGGTTCATCGCGCCTACGTCATCGGAGATAAGGAGGCCTACGAACGCAGCATCGTCCATTTCGATGCCGACTGGATTAAGCCTTTACTGAATGACCTGAACATTGACTATCTCTTGCGGTTCTTTACTGAAAATCGCAACGGCCTCATAAGAAAATTCCATAAAAAGGATGAGCTCCAATTGGATAACGCAATTCGCGAATTGAATCATCTGCAAACATTGGATCAGTCCTATGCGAACGAAGCCAAAAGAAAACTTTCCCTCGTGCAACTGCTGCTGTCGATCGATTCGGCAACGGATAAAATTGTGGAAAAAGGGCAGGTTTATGTCGATGAAAAAACGCAGATTGCGGAGAAGGTTTCGGAGTACATTTTCAAGCATTACCGTGACTCGTTCAACATCGATGATATCGCCTCTGCACTTAATTTGAGCAAATCCTATTTGTCCCATGCTTTTAAAGATATAACCGGAAACACGATTATGGCCTATGCGATGGGATACCGGTTATCCCAAGCGTGCACGGCACTATTGATGGAACCGACCAAATCAATCAAAATGATTTCCGGCGAATGCGGTTTTGAAAGCGATGCCCATTTCAGCAGGTATTTCAAACAGAACATCGGCACCACGCCGAGTACGTACAGAAAAAACAACAGAATCAGCATAGAAAAAGGAGAATGA
- the uxaC gene encoding glucuronate isomerase: MSFIHDDFMLQSETAKTLYHEYAENMPIFDYHCHLVPQQIAEDYEFENITELWLGGDHYKWRAMRAMGIPEEKITGNASPEEKFEAWAYTAENAVGNPLFHWTALELKKYFHIEETLTSANWKEIYAECNRVLKEEKLTARKLIKNSNVTFICTTDNPTDTLEWHKAIAEDETFDVAVVPGFRPDEAFAIQDAAKFAGFIGKMQEATGKGMGTFAELVEAMEERIQYFADHGSNVSDHGLSQIYYAEATDEEIEAIYAKAIAGDSVSETEYAKYQTRLLVELGKIYAAKDFVMQLHFGAIRNNNKRMFAALGADAGFDSIQDQPNVSYALNNLLGAMDLTNELPKFIAYNLDPTYFDLVGTAITNFQVNDKGIKSKVQMGSGWWFNDTKYGMLKQLKSLSEAGLLMNFVGMLTDSRSFISYTRHEYFRRILCDFIGDLVERGEIPNDTKLLEKLITNISYNNAVEYFDFKK, translated from the coding sequence ATGTCATTTATTCATGACGACTTTATGTTACAGTCCGAAACGGCAAAAACACTTTACCACGAATATGCGGAAAACATGCCCATCTTCGATTACCACTGCCATTTGGTGCCACAACAGATCGCTGAAGACTATGAGTTCGAAAACATCACAGAATTATGGTTGGGCGGAGATCATTACAAATGGCGCGCGATGCGTGCGATGGGAATTCCGGAAGAAAAAATTACCGGGAATGCTTCTCCTGAAGAAAAATTTGAAGCTTGGGCCTACACGGCTGAAAATGCAGTCGGGAATCCATTGTTCCACTGGACAGCCTTGGAATTGAAAAAGTATTTCCATATAGAAGAAACACTTACCAGTGCCAACTGGAAGGAAATCTATGCGGAATGCAACCGTGTGTTGAAAGAAGAAAAGCTGACAGCGCGTAAATTGATCAAAAATTCCAATGTCACCTTCATTTGCACGACGGACAACCCTACGGATACGTTGGAATGGCATAAAGCGATCGCTGAAGACGAGACATTCGATGTAGCCGTCGTTCCTGGTTTCCGTCCGGATGAAGCTTTCGCTATCCAGGACGCGGCCAAGTTTGCTGGGTTCATCGGGAAAATGCAAGAAGCGACCGGCAAGGGAATGGGTACATTCGCTGAGTTGGTTGAAGCGATGGAAGAGCGGATCCAATATTTTGCGGATCATGGTTCGAACGTTTCCGACCACGGTTTATCCCAAATCTACTACGCTGAAGCCACAGATGAAGAGATTGAAGCCATCTACGCCAAAGCGATCGCAGGGGACAGCGTTTCTGAAACGGAATACGCAAAATACCAAACACGCTTATTAGTGGAACTCGGAAAGATCTATGCAGCCAAAGATTTCGTGATGCAATTGCACTTCGGCGCCATCCGCAACAACAACAAGCGCATGTTCGCTGCATTAGGAGCGGATGCTGGCTTCGATTCCATCCAAGACCAACCGAACGTGTCCTATGCTTTGAACAATCTTCTTGGTGCAATGGATCTGACGAATGAATTGCCTAAATTCATCGCCTATAACCTTGACCCTACTTATTTCGACTTAGTGGGAACGGCAATCACGAACTTCCAAGTAAACGACAAAGGCATCAAGAGCAAAGTCCAGATGGGTTCCGGTTGGTGGTTCAACGACACCAAATACGGCATGCTGAAACAATTGAAATCCTTATCCGAAGCAGGTTTGTTGATGAATTTTGTCGGCATGCTGACAGATTCAAGAAGCTTCATCTCCTATACGCGTCATGAGTATTTCCGCCGCATCCTTTGCGATTTCATCGGTGATCTCGTGGAACGTGGAGAAATCCCGAATGATACCAAGTTACTGGAAAAGCTGATCACGAACATCAGCTACAACAACGCTGTAGAATACTTTGATTTTAAAAAATAA
- a CDS encoding IclR family transcriptional regulator, whose product MIQKVESNSSTKVQSIDRALAILETLADYPSLSLMELSEKVNLHKATTHRLVNSLMENGYIDRNPDTKQYRISLKMFHLGNKRVHNIDFLNVAKSMIRQLSDDTKQTVHLVVEDNDEVLYIDKYGESRGVRMQSKIGTKAPLYCTAVGKALLSTRQNAAVREYWDSIVPEQKTGRTITSYEELVNELDEIRRNGYAIDDEEFEEGIVCIAAAFSSAREVAAGAISISLPLSDMVDKDFYTGKILEYATKISQLLGHF is encoded by the coding sequence ATGATACAAAAAGTAGAATCAAATTCAAGCACAAAAGTTCAATCAATTGACCGCGCCTTAGCGATTTTGGAAACCTTGGCGGACTATCCTAGTCTTAGTTTAATGGAATTGAGCGAAAAAGTGAATCTGCACAAAGCAACGACGCATCGTTTGGTGAATTCCTTAATGGAAAACGGCTATATCGATCGCAACCCCGATACCAAACAGTACCGTATTTCCTTGAAGATGTTCCATCTCGGGAACAAGCGTGTCCACAACATCGACTTTTTGAACGTGGCCAAAAGCATGATCCGTCAATTGTCTGATGATACGAAGCAGACCGTGCATCTGGTTGTGGAAGACAATGATGAAGTGCTGTACATCGATAAGTATGGTGAATCCCGCGGCGTGCGGATGCAATCAAAGATCGGTACGAAGGCACCGCTTTACTGCACCGCGGTCGGCAAAGCGCTCCTGAGCACCCGCCAGAATGCTGCCGTCAGAGAGTATTGGGACAGTATCGTTCCGGAACAGAAGACCGGGCGCACGATCACCAGTTATGAAGAACTCGTCAATGAACTGGATGAAATCAGAAGGAATGGCTATGCCATCGATGATGAAGAGTTTGAAGAAGGCATTGTCTGCATTGCTGCAGCATTTTCGAGCGCAAGGGAAGTTGCTGCCGGTGCGATCAGCATCTCCTTGCCGTTGTCTGACATGGTCGACAAAGACTTCTATACAGGAAAAATTTTGGAGTACGCCACAAAAATTTCACAGTTGCTCGGTCACTTTTGA
- a CDS encoding Gfo/Idh/MocA family oxidoreductase, producing the protein MTEKVKLGIIGYGAEGGMYAGFFKNNDERLNDNIELAAICDNDPAKKAKVAEDFPGLPFFDNYLDLLESGVVNAIVTTVPHYDHCVMGIAALERGIHLLGEKPAGVYTKDVERLIETSKKHPDTTFAIFFNQRTNPLYRRVKQLMDEKAIGDLQRATWIITTWWRPQGYYNQSAWRATWGGEGGGVLVNQAPHQLDLLQWICGKPEKVYAKLQYGAGRKIVVENEVNALLDFGNGATGSFITCTNDIVGTDRFEIFGTKGKIIVEDSKKLIVKQLTAPEEELSENMDMQDVMRLFMGQVNMEDYVKVTEEEFVTPHGLQHISVLNNFADHIVKGEPLLANGEEGINGVTLANAMHLSSWLDKEVDYNVDGDLYLAELNKRIAEEGKFEQKK; encoded by the coding sequence ATGACAGAAAAAGTGAAATTAGGAATTATTGGTTATGGTGCAGAAGGCGGCATGTACGCAGGGTTCTTCAAGAACAACGATGAGCGCCTGAACGACAACATCGAGTTGGCAGCAATCTGCGACAACGATCCGGCCAAAAAAGCGAAAGTAGCCGAAGATTTCCCTGGACTGCCTTTCTTCGACAACTACCTGGATCTTTTGGAATCCGGTGTCGTAAACGCAATCGTAACGACTGTTCCGCACTATGATCACTGCGTGATGGGGATTGCTGCACTTGAGCGCGGCATCCACTTATTGGGCGAAAAGCCGGCAGGTGTTTATACGAAAGATGTGGAACGATTGATCGAAACATCGAAGAAACACCCAGATACGACTTTTGCGATCTTCTTCAACCAACGCACAAACCCGCTTTACCGCAGAGTAAAACAATTGATGGATGAAAAAGCGATCGGCGATCTGCAGCGTGCTACTTGGATCATCACAACTTGGTGGAGACCACAAGGCTACTACAACCAAAGCGCATGGCGTGCGACTTGGGGCGGAGAAGGCGGCGGTGTGCTGGTGAACCAAGCTCCTCACCAATTGGACCTATTGCAATGGATCTGCGGAAAGCCTGAAAAAGTATACGCGAAGCTGCAATACGGAGCTGGACGCAAAATCGTAGTGGAGAATGAAGTGAATGCACTCTTGGACTTCGGCAACGGCGCTACCGGTTCATTCATCACCTGCACAAACGACATTGTCGGTACCGACCGCTTTGAAATCTTTGGGACGAAAGGCAAAATCATCGTTGAAGATTCGAAAAAACTGATCGTGAAACAACTGACTGCTCCGGAAGAGGAACTGTCCGAAAACATGGACATGCAGGATGTCATGAGACTCTTCATGGGACAGGTCAATATGGAAGATTACGTTAAGGTCACAGAAGAAGAATTTGTGACACCACATGGCCTGCAACACATTTCCGTATTGAATAATTTTGCTGACCATATCGTCAAAGGCGAGCCTTTATTGGCCAACGGCGAAGAAGGGATCAATGGCGTTACCTTGGCGAATGCGATGCACTTGTCCTCTTGGTTGGATAAAGAAGTGGACTACAACGTGGATGGCGACCTGTATCTGGCAGAATTGAACAAACGCATTGCTGAAGAAGGTAAGTTTGAACAAAAAAAATAA
- a CDS encoding SDR family oxidoreductase: MTSPFVHDFTDKVVVVTGAGGVLCSYFAKEFARAGAKVALLDLNLDNAQGYADEIVAEGGIAKAFKANVLELPSLQAAKEAVVAELGEVDILVNGAGGNNPRATTDNEYHETDLPEGTKTFFDLEQSGIEFVFNLNFLGTVLPTQVFAKDMVGRPGANIINISSMNGFTPLTKIVAYSGAKAAISNLTEWLAVHFAHVGIRVNAIAPGFLVSKQNQALLFNEDGTPTPRTGKILNGTPMGRFGEPHELIGGLLFLADDKAASFVNGVVLPIDGGFNAYSGV, encoded by the coding sequence ATGACAAGCCCATTCGTTCATGATTTTACCGATAAAGTAGTAGTAGTAACAGGTGCCGGCGGCGTTTTATGCTCTTATTTCGCGAAAGAATTCGCCAGAGCAGGCGCTAAAGTGGCCCTTTTGGACTTGAACCTTGATAATGCACAAGGCTATGCTGACGAAATCGTAGCTGAAGGCGGAATCGCTAAAGCATTCAAAGCCAATGTATTGGAATTGCCAAGTCTGCAAGCAGCTAAAGAAGCTGTCGTAGCAGAATTAGGCGAAGTGGATATCTTGGTCAACGGTGCAGGCGGCAACAACCCGCGCGCAACGACAGACAACGAATACCATGAAACTGATCTGCCTGAAGGAACCAAAACCTTCTTCGACTTGGAACAAAGCGGCATCGAATTCGTCTTCAACTTGAACTTCTTGGGTACAGTATTGCCTACACAAGTTTTTGCTAAAGACATGGTTGGCCGTCCAGGCGCTAACATCATCAACATCTCAAGCATGAACGGTTTCACACCATTGACAAAAATCGTTGCTTACTCAGGCGCGAAAGCTGCTATCTCCAACTTGACTGAATGGTTGGCTGTTCACTTTGCTCACGTAGGCATCCGTGTCAACGCAATCGCACCAGGATTCCTGGTTTCGAAACAAAACCAAGCACTATTGTTCAACGAAGACGGAACACCGACTCCTCGTACAGGCAAAATCCTGAACGGCACACCAATGGGCCGTTTTGGCGAACCGCATGAATTGATCGGCGGCTTGCTGTTCTTGGCTGACGATAAAGCTGCAAGCTTTGTGAACGGCGTCGTATTGCCGATCGATGGCGGCTTCAACGCATATTCCGGCGTATAA
- a CDS encoding bifunctional 2-keto-4-hydroxyglutarate aldolase/2-keto-3-deoxy-6-phosphogluconate aldolase, translating to MSVKRDTLAQLQENYLFAVVRGASEEAGYEISKAAYQGGIKNIEVTFSTPGAENVMRKLSDEFAGTDMVVGAGTVLDEVAARISIMNGAKFIVSPSFNEKISRMCNLYTVPYLPGCGSVTEIQMALETGCEVVKLFPGGLLGPGFIKDVHGPIPWVDVMPSGGVSIENMDKWIANGAWSVGVGSALTRNLKEGGYASVAVAAKEFADRLAEIKAK from the coding sequence ATGAGCGTCAAGAGAGATACCCTGGCTCAATTACAAGAGAATTACCTGTTTGCAGTAGTGCGCGGAGCTTCCGAAGAGGCGGGTTATGAGATTTCAAAAGCAGCTTATCAAGGAGGCATCAAGAACATCGAGGTGACATTTTCGACACCGGGTGCTGAAAATGTTATGCGCAAGCTGTCTGATGAATTCGCAGGTACGGATATGGTTGTAGGTGCAGGTACGGTATTGGATGAAGTCGCAGCGCGGATTTCGATCATGAACGGAGCGAAGTTTATCGTAAGCCCTTCCTTTAATGAGAAGATTTCAAGAATGTGCAACCTATACACTGTCCCATACTTGCCTGGATGCGGTTCTGTTACAGAAATTCAAATGGCTTTGGAAACTGGCTGCGAAGTAGTCAAGCTTTTCCCGGGTGGTTTGTTGGGTCCTGGATTCATCAAAGACGTTCATGGTCCTATCCCTTGGGTTGACGTAATGCCATCAGGCGGCGTAAGCATCGAAAACATGGACAAATGGATCGCAAACGGAGCTTGGTCGGTCGGTGTCGGCAGTGCCTTGACACGAAACCTTAAAGAAGGCGGCTACGCCAGTGTAGCGGTAGCAGCTAAAGAATTTGCGGATCGATTGGCTGAAATCAAGGCAAAATAA
- a CDS encoding HAD hydrolase-like protein encodes MSTHPTQFTKQKQFLVCVDSDGCAMDTMNVKHERFFGPLAADEYGIKDRETFLADWNRINLFSSTRGINRFKALVLTLIEAQEKGEDIGDISALTDWANNAPSLSNASLEAEIAKASSEDLEKALVWSKKVNEGIETELAGEDKPFPGVLEGLTKIHGLTDVAIVSSANSEALNSEWNRHNLMPQVDVVYGQEVGSKADAIADLLTKGYAADEILMVGDAPGDEQAAAVNGVFYYPILFGKEEFSWERLSNEAIEKFLNKEYAGAYQEKVLGEFHALLAQFD; translated from the coding sequence ATGTCTACACACCCAACTCAATTTACGAAACAAAAACAATTCTTAGTCTGTGTCGATTCCGATGGTTGCGCAATGGATACGATGAACGTGAAGCATGAGCGCTTCTTCGGTCCTTTGGCAGCTGATGAGTACGGCATCAAAGACCGCGAAACTTTTTTGGCTGACTGGAACCGCATCAACCTGTTTTCCAGCACACGCGGCATCAATCGCTTTAAAGCACTGGTTTTGACGTTGATCGAAGCGCAGGAAAAAGGCGAAGACATCGGCGACATTTCGGCACTGACTGATTGGGCAAACAATGCCCCATCATTATCGAATGCTTCTTTGGAAGCGGAGATTGCGAAAGCATCTTCCGAAGATCTTGAAAAAGCTTTGGTATGGAGCAAGAAAGTCAACGAAGGCATCGAAACGGAATTGGCTGGAGAGGATAAGCCTTTCCCCGGCGTTCTGGAAGGCTTGACAAAAATCCATGGCCTGACGGATGTTGCAATCGTAAGCTCAGCCAACAGCGAAGCTTTAAACAGTGAATGGAACAGACACAATCTGATGCCGCAAGTTGACGTAGTCTACGGACAGGAAGTCGGCAGCAAAGCGGACGCTATCGCTGATCTGTTGACGAAAGGTTACGCTGCTGACGAAATTTTGATGGTCGGCGATGCCCCTGGTGATGAACAAGCGGCAGCGGTAAATGGCGTATTCTATTATCCGATCCTCTTCGGAAAAGAAGAGTTCTCTTGGGAACGTTTAAGCAATGAAGCAATCGAGAAGTTCCTGAACAAGGAATATGCAGGAGCTTATCAGGAAAAAGTGCTTGGGGAATTCCATGCCCTTTTGGCTCAATTCGATTAA
- a CDS encoding glycoside hydrolase family 3 N-terminal domain-containing protein: protein MPKLVDLKAKPYNLSDKQVAWVNETIAGMTDEEKVGQLFTNLFFFGNDAFSGNDFTNQEIIEKFHIGGARYHGNSKEDIQDLLNELQSMSKIPLLVAANCDSGGNGACGEGTYIASGAQCEASGDPQVSYHAGLVSAREEKALGVNVNFDPCVDILYNWRNTIVNTRAYGTDAETVIKYTNAYLDGLTAENGENMEDGVIQCIKHFPGDGTEERDQHLVLGINELSPEEWRASFGKVYQNHIDRGVEMIMAGHIAVPALQKELNPSLEDKDIMPATLAEELIQDELKTELGFNGLVITDATHMLGMTSAMRREDYVPKAIAAGCDMFLFFNNIEEDFGFMLKGYQNGVITEERLTDALRRILGLKAKLHLPEKQANGTLLRTREDLNVIGCEEHLQWRAEAADKGISLIKDTQNNLPINPVDHKRIRLYMLEGEKGGINDAGSATQQLLVDELTSRGYEVTVNERGSRVKGATLKYRDEVDFALEVSDIFGYGAQNNYRIQWSTAMANEVPWFVWEVPHAFVSLNFTTHLHDATMVKTFINAYHNNEETIKQVVDKLEGKSEFKGGHNDLVWTDKWQAKL from the coding sequence GTGCCAAAATTAGTTGATTTAAAAGCAAAACCGTACAATCTGAGCGACAAACAGGTCGCTTGGGTAAACGAAACGATCGCTGGCATGACGGATGAGGAAAAAGTAGGACAATTGTTCACGAACCTATTCTTCTTCGGAAATGATGCCTTCTCAGGGAACGACTTCACAAACCAGGAAATCATCGAAAAATTCCACATCGGTGGCGCACGTTACCACGGCAACTCAAAAGAAGATATCCAAGATTTATTGAACGAATTGCAATCCATGTCCAAAATTCCTCTATTGGTAGCTGCCAACTGCGACTCAGGCGGAAACGGCGCATGTGGCGAAGGAACATACATCGCTTCTGGTGCACAGTGTGAAGCTTCAGGCGACCCACAAGTTTCTTATCATGCCGGGTTGGTTTCGGCCCGTGAAGAAAAAGCATTGGGAGTAAACGTCAACTTCGACCCATGTGTGGATATCCTTTACAACTGGAGAAACACAATCGTCAATACGCGTGCTTACGGTACGGATGCGGAAACTGTCATCAAATATACGAATGCTTATTTGGATGGCTTGACTGCTGAAAACGGCGAAAACATGGAAGACGGCGTTATCCAATGCATCAAGCACTTCCCTGGAGACGGGACAGAAGAACGCGACCAGCATCTGGTCTTGGGCATCAATGAATTAAGCCCTGAAGAGTGGCGCGCTTCCTTCGGTAAAGTTTACCAAAACCACATCGATCGCGGTGTTGAAATGATCATGGCGGGACACATTGCAGTCCCTGCTTTGCAAAAAGAATTGAACCCTTCGTTGGAAGACAAGGACATCATGCCGGCAACATTGGCTGAAGAACTGATCCAAGATGAATTGAAGACTGAATTAGGCTTCAATGGCTTGGTCATCACAGATGCAACACACATGTTGGGCATGACATCCGCTATGCGCCGCGAAGATTATGTTCCAAAAGCAATCGCAGCTGGTTGCGATATGTTCCTGTTCTTCAACAACATCGAAGAGGACTTCGGCTTCATGTTGAAGGGCTACCAAAACGGCGTCATCACGGAAGAACGTTTGACTGATGCGTTGCGTCGTATATTGGGTTTGAAAGCTAAATTGCATTTGCCGGAAAAACAAGCAAACGGCACATTGTTGCGCACACGCGAAGACTTGAATGTCATCGGCTGTGAAGAACATCTGCAATGGAGAGCGGAAGCTGCTGATAAAGGGATTTCTTTGATCAAAGATACCCAAAACAACTTGCCGATCAACCCTGTTGATCACAAACGCATTCGTCTGTATATGCTGGAAGGCGAAAAAGGCGGAATCAATGATGCAGGTTCAGCAACGCAACAACTGCTCGTTGATGAATTGACAAGCCGCGGCTATGAAGTGACCGTCAACGAACGCGGTTCACGCGTTAAAGGCGCTACTTTGAAATACCGTGATGAAGTGGACTTCGCTTTGGAAGTATCTGACATCTTCGGCTATGGCGCACAAAATAACTATCGAATCCAATGGAGCACTGCCATGGCAAACGAAGTTCCATGGTTCGTTTGGGAAGTTCCACATGCCTTCGTTTCATTGAACTTCACGACACACTTGCATGACGCAACTATGGTGAAGACATTCATCAATGCTTACCACAACAATGAAGAAACAATCAAACAAGTCGTCGACAAACTGGAAGGCAAATCCGAATTCAAAGGCGGCCACAACGACCTGGTTTGGACCGACAAATGGCAAGCTAAATTATAA
- the uxuA gene encoding mannonate dehydratase — protein sequence MEMSFRWYGHDDPVTLKNIRQIPGMKGIVTAVYDIPVGQPWPMERIEKLKADVEAEGMYISVIESVPVHESIKLGRPDRDQYISAYKETLRNLGKAGIPVVCYNFMPIFDWTRSNLAYELPDGSNALIFDEEEVNKMDPRTLSLPGWDESYNSEEMNALMDEYKEVDEEKLWENLEYFIKEIMPTAEAAGVKMAIHPDDPPYSIFGLPRIITGGEALNRFIKLYDSEYNGVTLCVGSFASDPKNDAVAILKDMLAKKRVNFVHARNVKLVGGRSFEESAHLSEMGSIDMYEVVKACVEGGFEGAIRPDHGRMIWGETGKPGYGLYDRALGATYLNGLEEAVKKNLKA from the coding sequence ATGGAAATGTCATTCAGATGGTACGGTCATGATGATCCTGTTACTTTGAAAAATATCCGCCAAATCCCAGGAATGAAAGGTATCGTAACTGCAGTTTATGATATCCCAGTAGGCCAACCATGGCCGATGGAAAGAATCGAAAAATTAAAAGCAGACGTAGAAGCAGAAGGTATGTACATCTCAGTCATCGAATCTGTTCCGGTTCACGAATCCATTAAATTGGGTCGTCCAGACCGTGACCAATACATCAGTGCCTACAAAGAAACTTTGCGTAACCTAGGTAAAGCAGGAATTCCGGTTGTATGTTACAACTTTATGCCAATCTTTGACTGGACTCGTTCCAACTTGGCATACGAATTACCGGATGGTTCAAATGCGTTGATCTTCGATGAAGAAGAAGTAAACAAAATGGACCCACGTACGCTTTCTCTTCCAGGTTGGGACGAAAGCTACAATTCTGAAGAAATGAATGCTTTAATGGATGAATACAAAGAAGTCGACGAAGAAAAGCTATGGGAAAACTTGGAGTACTTCATCAAAGAAATCATGCCAACTGCTGAGGCGGCCGGCGTGAAAATGGCGATTCACCCTGATGATCCTCCATACAGCATCTTCGGATTGCCTCGTATCATCACAGGCGGAGAAGCGTTGAACCGCTTCATCAAATTGTACGACAGCGAATATAACGGCGTAACGTTATGTGTTGGTTCATTCGCTTCAGATCCTAAAAACGATGCAGTAGCGATCTTGAAAGATATGCTGGCTAAAAAACGTGTAAACTTCGTACATGCACGTAACGTGAAATTAGTCGGCGGACGTTCATTCGAAGAATCTGCTCACTTGTCAGAAATGGGATCCATTGATATGTATGAAGTAGTAAAAGCATGTGTGGAAGGCGGCTTTGAAGGTGCAATCCGTCCAGACCATGGCCGTATGATTTGGGGAGAAACCGGTAAACCAGGTTATGGTTTGTATGACCGTGCGTTAGGCGCAACTTACCTGAACGGTTTGGAAGAAGCAGTGAAGAAAAACTTGAAAGCTTAA